In the Geobacter sp. FeAm09 genome, one interval contains:
- a CDS encoding DUF3820 family protein codes for MDTSSPQVDPQQLIDLAEARMPFGKYQGRLLIDLPEPYVVWFAQQGFPKGKLGDRLRIVYEIKANGLEYLFDPLR; via the coding sequence ATGGACACATCGTCGCCACAGGTGGACCCGCAGCAGTTGATCGACCTGGCCGAGGCCCGCATGCCCTTCGGCAAGTACCAGGGGCGGCTGCTGATCGACCTGCCCGAGCCCTACGTGGTCTGGTTCGCCCAGCAGGGCTTTCCCAAAGGCAAGCTGGGCGACCGGCTGCGCATCGTGTACGAGATCAAGGCCAACGGCCTGGAATACCTTTTCGATCCCCTGCGCTAG
- a CDS encoding diguanylate cyclase, whose amino-acid sequence MFRKISTILVPAAVLFAAWITVFQIPQLPPEQQGLVPLATYLLYVAGVFLACHFRRGRVFLALLAVGACYHLFRTQLAHGTDTPEAWLIYRALTVVVPFNILLVALMREKGFWTVAGRMRLLFVAMQIGAVWLTVRLDQHALWVALTRPIVHWPALERFAMPQLSLILILLAAGIAVRRAVSLGSPIEGGVFASCVTLFVLFRWMWSPHVPETFCAAAALILIMAVIQDSYNMAFRDDLTGLLSRRVLNEQLPGLGSRYAIAMVDVDHFKNFNDSYGHDVGDQVLKMVGARLMNMTGGGSPFRYGGEEFTVLFPGKSAKEALPHLERLRQTIADYRMTLRGEDRPKDEERGKSRRSNSRRAGEVSVTVSIGVAEAGGRQTAPQEVLKAADGALYKAKNRGRNQVCLGGGR is encoded by the coding sequence ATGTTCAGAAAAATCTCCACAATTCTCGTGCCGGCGGCCGTTCTCTTCGCCGCCTGGATCACCGTCTTCCAGATCCCCCAGCTGCCCCCTGAGCAGCAGGGCCTGGTGCCGCTCGCCACCTATCTGCTCTACGTGGCAGGGGTGTTCCTTGCCTGCCATTTCCGGCGGGGGCGGGTCTTCCTCGCCCTGCTGGCCGTGGGGGCCTGCTACCACCTCTTCCGCACCCAGCTCGCCCACGGCACCGATACCCCGGAGGCGTGGCTCATCTACCGCGCCCTGACGGTGGTCGTGCCGTTCAATATCCTGCTCGTTGCCCTGATGCGGGAAAAGGGGTTCTGGACCGTGGCGGGGCGCATGCGCCTGTTGTTCGTCGCCATGCAGATCGGCGCCGTGTGGCTGACGGTGCGCCTCGACCAGCATGCCCTGTGGGTCGCCCTGACGCGGCCCATTGTCCACTGGCCGGCCCTCGAGCGCTTCGCCATGCCGCAACTGAGCCTGATCCTGATCCTCCTGGCGGCCGGCATTGCCGTGCGGCGGGCCGTTTCCCTCGGCTCTCCCATCGAGGGGGGCGTGTTCGCCAGCTGCGTCACCCTCTTCGTGCTGTTCCGGTGGATGTGGTCCCCCCATGTGCCGGAGACCTTCTGCGCCGCCGCCGCCCTCATCCTGATCATGGCCGTCATCCAGGATTCCTACAACATGGCGTTCCGCGACGACCTCACCGGCCTCCTCTCCCGGCGGGTGCTCAACGAGCAGCTGCCCGGCCTGGGGAGCCGGTACGCCATCGCCATGGTGGATGTGGACCATTTCAAGAACTTCAACGACAGCTACGGCCACGATGTGGGGGATCAGGTGCTCAAGATGGTGGGGGCACGCCTGATGAACATGACGGGCGGCGGTTCGCCGTTCCGCTACGGCGGCGAGGAGTTCACGGTGCTGTTTCCCGGCAAGAGCGCCAAGGAAGCGCTCCCCCATCTGGAACGGCTCCGCCAGACCATTGCCGATTACCGTATGACGCTGCGCGGCGAGGACCGCCCCAAGGACGAGGAGCGGGGCAAAAGCCGCCGTTCCAACTCGCGCAGGGCCGGTGAAGTCTCGGTGACGGTCAGCATCGGCGTGGCCGAAGCGGGGGGACGGCAGACAGCGCCTCAGGAGGTGCTCAAGGCGGCCGACGGCGCGCTTTACAAGGCAAAGAACAGGGGCCGGAACCAGGTCTGCCTCGGGGGAGGCAGATGA
- a CDS encoding tRNA-dihydrouridine synthase, protein MTSPSRLPWQPGHPPLMLAPMQGLTNQAMRRLFIDWVRPDAVFTEFMRVNAAAPVRRLSAADLREIAPHEGGVPLVVQLIGHGREALVSAARSAQAAGAVHINLNLGCPYGRMTSGLTGGGMLQRPELLEEIVTALRGAITGGFSVKLRAGYDDPHQIFELLPLLEAAGVDFLVLHPRTVVQEYGGLADHGITARVVRQTRLPVIANGDIRTAAAGARLLEESGAAGLMLGRGAIADPLLFQRLRGSAPAEPARGERAAMLHRYLGELLARYGELFCGETQVLNKVKGVLATFDDADFEKAVRQLRKAKTAAAFSARLAELE, encoded by the coding sequence ATGACCTCCCCTTCCCGCCTCCCCTGGCAGCCGGGCCATCCCCCCCTGATGCTGGCCCCCATGCAGGGGTTGACCAACCAGGCCATGCGGCGGCTCTTCATCGACTGGGTCCGCCCCGATGCGGTCTTTACCGAATTCATGCGGGTCAATGCCGCGGCGCCGGTGCGCCGGCTTTCGGCCGCCGACCTGCGCGAGATCGCTCCCCACGAGGGGGGCGTGCCCCTGGTGGTGCAGTTGATCGGCCACGGCCGCGAGGCCCTGGTCTCCGCCGCCCGCTCCGCCCAGGCTGCCGGGGCCGTGCATATCAATCTCAACCTGGGCTGTCCCTACGGCAGGATGACCAGCGGCCTGACCGGCGGCGGCATGCTGCAACGCCCCGAACTGCTGGAGGAGATCGTCACCGCCCTGCGCGGCGCCATCACGGGCGGTTTTTCCGTCAAGCTCCGCGCCGGCTACGACGATCCGCACCAGATCTTCGAACTGCTCCCCCTCCTGGAAGCCGCCGGCGTGGATTTCCTCGTGCTGCACCCCCGGACCGTGGTCCAGGAATACGGGGGGCTGGCGGACCACGGCATCACCGCCCGGGTGGTGCGGCAGACGCGGCTGCCGGTCATCGCCAACGGGGATATCCGCACGGCCGCCGCCGGAGCCCGCCTGCTGGAGGAAAGCGGCGCCGCCGGGCTCATGCTGGGCAGGGGCGCCATTGCCGACCCGCTGCTCTTCCAGCGGCTGCGCGGCAGTGCCCCCGCCGAACCAGCCAGGGGCGAGCGGGCGGCCATGCTGCACCGGTACCTCGGGGAGCTTCTGGCCCGTTACGGCGAACTGTTCTGCGGGGAGACCCAGGTGCTGAACAAGGTCAAGGGGGTGTTGGCAACCTTCGACGATGCCGACTTCGAAAAGGCCGTCCGCCAGCTCCGCAAGGCCAAAACCGCGGCGGCGTTCAGCGCGCGGCTCGCGGAACTGGAGTAA